A part of bacterium genomic DNA contains:
- a CDS encoding LysR family transcriptional regulator has protein sequence MVTRKAAGADRMPLVPLNTFHLVARLRSFSEAAHQLGISQPAVTQQIRRLERSLGQRLFDRVGRRVRVTDAGRTLDTYAQRIFHLLDAAGDAMDNLAGLRTGHLEVGASRTAGAYYIAELLDRFKRRYPGVRVSLTVGNSETILAKVLDFRLHAGLIAGPCNDALLASLPLIRDRVLVILPAGHPLTRKRVIAVQDLRNIPMILREPGSATRRLIERAFGSNGLEVPPAMELESNEAIKSAVADGIGAGLMAHAAVAQEVATGRLVARPLREPLYLDFSLVYHRERTVSPVVAAFLALLPTRPTESRRRTGGAPEGSGSKPWNDTFHRARGGGSRREDRG, from the coding sequence GTGGTGACGCGCAAGGCGGCCGGAGCCGATCGGATGCCGCTCGTCCCGCTCAACACGTTCCACCTCGTCGCCCGGCTCAGGAGCTTCAGCGAAGCCGCCCACCAACTCGGCATCAGTCAACCCGCCGTCACGCAGCAGATCCGCCGGCTTGAACGGAGCCTGGGCCAGCGGCTGTTCGACCGGGTGGGGCGGCGGGTCCGGGTGACGGATGCGGGACGGACGCTGGACACTTACGCGCAGCGCATCTTCCACCTGCTCGACGCTGCCGGCGACGCGATGGATAACCTTGCCGGGCTGCGCACCGGCCACCTGGAAGTCGGCGCCAGTCGTACCGCGGGGGCCTACTATATCGCGGAGTTGCTGGACCGGTTCAAGCGGCGGTATCCAGGGGTACGGGTGAGCCTCACCGTAGGCAACTCGGAGACGATCCTGGCCAAGGTGCTCGACTTTCGCCTGCACGCCGGCCTCATCGCCGGGCCGTGCAACGATGCCCTCCTCGCGTCGTTGCCGTTGATCCGAGACCGCGTGCTCGTCATCCTGCCGGCAGGCCATCCCCTCACCCGCAAACGCGTGATCGCGGTGCAGGACCTCCGCAATATCCCGATGATCCTCCGCGAGCCGGGGTCGGCGACCCGCCGCTTGATCGAGCGGGCGTTTGGATCGAACGGCTTGGAGGTCCCTCCGGCGATGGAGCTGGAGAGCAACGAGGCGATCAAGAGCGCCGTCGCCGACGGCATCGGCGCGGGCCTCATGGCCCACGCCGCGGTCGCGCAAGAGGTTGCAACCGGCCGCCTCGTGGCCCGCCCCCTGCGGGAACCGCTGTACCTCGACTTCTCCCTCGTTTACCATCGCGAACGGACGGTCTCGCCGGTGGTGGCCGCGTTTCTGGCGCTCCTCCCCACCCGGCCTACAGAATCCCGGCGGCGCACGGGCGGCGCGCCGGAGGGTTCGGGCTCGAAGCCATGGAACGACACGTTCCATCGCGCGCGAGGGGGCGGGTCCCGAAGGGAGGACCGAGGATGA